In one Leptospira fletcheri genomic region, the following are encoded:
- a CDS encoding adhesin OmpL37 family surface protein: protein MDGMLTGKFKTILVLLPLLFLLPEKEIHADLDSNRATALLRIEHGLKENEFHLKAINSSISNYGTQEEKAFYKRCIQHHIETFTLYLQFDLPHSYDEMRQTQRLLVRLYSGTVENFRLRVRQELDILSKYALRTSDAEARHHLEMGYRELGAAIAKKTIAENTRPYLPGIKTQYLYESLKLLKQSRKYSVLLSLKFLSDFQPDLQSFEFEEIYNEINRAMFTKADQYARIHFDNNFMIFNAENQYESTWENPALDELEKSFGDIDPGLDRKRRQAKRSLTP, encoded by the coding sequence ATGGATGGAATGCTTACCGGAAAATTCAAGACGATCCTAGTGCTACTTCCGCTTCTCTTCCTCCTACCGGAAAAGGAAATTCACGCGGATTTAGACAGCAACCGTGCCACCGCACTGCTTAGGATAGAGCACGGCCTGAAGGAAAACGAATTTCACCTAAAAGCGATCAATAGCTCGATTTCGAACTACGGAACTCAGGAGGAGAAAGCCTTTTACAAACGCTGTATCCAACACCACATAGAGACGTTCACCCTGTATCTTCAATTCGATCTACCTCATTCCTATGACGAAATGAGACAGACGCAACGACTCCTCGTCCGATTGTATTCTGGAACCGTGGAAAATTTCAGGCTCAGAGTGCGCCAGGAATTGGATATCCTATCGAAGTATGCTCTCCGAACCTCGGACGCCGAAGCAAGACACCACTTGGAAATGGGATATAGAGAGCTAGGCGCGGCAATCGCGAAAAAAACCATCGCGGAAAATACGCGACCGTACTTACCAGGAATCAAGACCCAATATCTGTACGAATCACTGAAGCTACTGAAGCAATCCCGAAAATACTCGGTATTACTTTCCCTTAAATTTCTTTCCGACTTCCAGCCGGATCTACAATCCTTCGAATTCGAAGAAATTTACAACGAAATCAACCGGGCCATGTTTACGAAGGCGGATCAGTATGCCAGAATTCATTTCGATAATAATTTTATGATCTTTAACGCGGAAAACCAATACGAATCCACGTGGGAAAACCCTGCTCTTGACGAATTGGAGAAATCCTTCGGCGACATTGATCCCGGGTTGGACCGAAAACGCCGCCAGGCCAAAAGGAGCCTAACCCCCTAG
- a CDS encoding DUF4178 domain-containing protein, translating to MSELSCPNCGAPVPFINKASVYAVCPNCRTLSLKKDVQLEKIGESGELADDNTVIRIGTEGTFRKKNFKVLGRIQLKFDLGYWNEWYVSEEDGSTAWLGEAQGIYFYTRLDTSLPADQFPRVPEPTSEYPKIYEAGHGKKDRLSPGDTFTLGRDWTLKEISVAECVGGEGELPLNFETGYRAVLLDIADGEDNFGTIDYSDEPPLLFVGHAATFQELQLRNLKENAVAFGAGLVQARSIQCVGCGASLNQLRPDFSKSIACEYCGTVMDTEQQDLKVIAKFEEVSKEGIYLPLGTQVKLPGRPESQVLGILKKSSEEDGETFRWTDYLLHYPGGYAWLNENGNNWTYFEPLLGVPKWASGLKRIYGKEKYDWYAKSESNTDLALGEFYWKVKSGEKAEIEDYVSPPNMLSSERTEREIFWSKGTFVPFQTMKGALPLEVASKLQKPEDIGACEPNPYKIRLKRNFRIAVVLTAIFFFVEMYGCIKAKEEVVYQGNFAYVQTSPSGTDIGTFNFHDNSFVTDIFEIKGEATDNVEIKIDSPNLDNKYMYFSVALINADTDIAYDTAIETSYYHGVDDGESWSEGSKSGSKDMAEIPPGHYYLRLETQSDFRPGAGAKYNVQVLRDVMSPAPFFLFGILLWLPLIYTFFKSYYFDSRRT from the coding sequence GTGTCGGAACTAAGTTGCCCCAATTGCGGAGCCCCCGTCCCCTTTATCAATAAGGCCTCAGTATATGCGGTCTGCCCGAATTGCCGCACCCTTTCGTTGAAAAAAGACGTCCAACTGGAAAAAATCGGAGAGTCGGGGGAACTCGCCGACGACAATACAGTGATCCGAATCGGGACTGAAGGAACGTTCCGAAAAAAGAATTTCAAAGTGCTAGGAAGGATCCAATTAAAATTCGACCTAGGATACTGGAATGAATGGTATGTTTCCGAAGAGGACGGCAGCACTGCCTGGTTAGGGGAAGCGCAAGGAATTTATTTTTATACTCGTCTCGACACGAGCCTCCCGGCCGATCAATTTCCGCGTGTTCCCGAACCGACATCCGAATACCCGAAAATCTACGAAGCGGGTCACGGAAAAAAAGACAGACTTTCTCCGGGTGACACATTCACTCTGGGTCGAGACTGGACCTTGAAAGAAATCAGCGTTGCGGAATGCGTAGGAGGGGAAGGAGAATTACCTCTCAATTTCGAAACCGGCTACAGAGCAGTTCTCTTGGATATCGCCGATGGCGAGGACAACTTCGGCACCATAGATTATTCCGATGAGCCTCCTCTTCTATTCGTAGGCCACGCCGCCACATTTCAGGAACTGCAATTACGAAATCTGAAGGAGAACGCGGTAGCGTTCGGAGCCGGACTTGTGCAAGCCCGCTCCATACAATGCGTCGGTTGCGGCGCCTCCTTGAACCAATTGAGACCGGATTTTTCCAAGTCTATCGCCTGTGAATATTGCGGAACCGTAATGGACACGGAACAACAGGATCTAAAGGTGATCGCGAAGTTCGAAGAAGTATCCAAAGAAGGAATTTATCTTCCGCTCGGAACTCAGGTCAAGTTGCCCGGGCGCCCGGAATCACAAGTGCTCGGTATTCTGAAAAAATCCTCGGAAGAGGACGGCGAAACTTTCCGATGGACGGACTATCTTTTACACTATCCTGGAGGGTACGCCTGGCTCAACGAAAACGGAAATAATTGGACCTACTTCGAACCTCTATTAGGCGTTCCAAAATGGGCCTCCGGACTCAAGCGAATCTATGGAAAAGAAAAATACGACTGGTATGCCAAATCGGAATCGAACACCGACCTAGCCCTGGGAGAATTCTACTGGAAAGTCAAGTCCGGAGAAAAAGCGGAGATCGAGGACTACGTCTCGCCGCCCAATATGCTTTCCTCCGAAAGGACCGAAAGGGAGATTTTCTGGTCCAAGGGAACTTTTGTCCCGTTCCAAACGATGAAAGGGGCTCTTCCGCTGGAAGTCGCCTCCAAATTACAAAAACCCGAGGACATAGGAGCTTGCGAACCGAATCCATATAAGATCCGATTGAAACGGAATTTTCGGATCGCAGTGGTTCTTACCGCAATATTCTTTTTTGTTGAAATGTACGGATGTATAAAAGCCAAGGAAGAGGTGGTCTACCAAGGTAACTTTGCGTATGTGCAGACTTCCCCGTCCGGAACCGACATAGGAACCTTTAATTTTCACGATAATTCTTTCGTGACCGATATCTTCGAAATCAAAGGCGAAGCGACGGATAACGTGGAGATTAAGATAGACTCTCCGAATCTTGATAACAAGTACATGTATTTCTCCGTAGCCCTTATAAATGCGGATACGGATATTGCTTACGATACCGCCATCGAAACCAGCTATTACCACGGAGTCGACGACGGAGAATCCTGGTCGGAAGGGTCCAAAAGCGGTTCGAAAGATATGGCCGAAATCCCGCCGGGACATTATTATCTTAGGCTGGAAACCCAATCCGATTTCCGTCCCGGCGCAGGGGCAAAATACAATGTGCAGGTCCTCAGGGACGTGATGAGCCCGGCTCCCTTTTTCCTATTCGGAATTCTCTTATGGCTTCCCTTGATCTACACTTTCTTTAAAAGTTATTATTTCGATAGCAGGAGAACTTAG
- a CDS encoding polyamine aminopropyltransferase — protein MQRALLVSVLILSSCGLVYELLAGTVASYLLGETVTQFSLVIGVYLFSMGIGSWFSRYLLKDLVPKFLEVELALGLLGGSSAALLFLSFGRTRIFQIPLFSLVVIVGILVGMEIPLLLRILRRKLGFRDLVSKVLSLDYAGALLASLTFPVFFAPKLGMVRTSFLFGILNAGTALWGTWMLPLQEKEKRNLRTKAAIVLTLLALGLTFADAITAYSEENLYTDEIVYTKQTKFQRITVTRYKSELRLFLNGHLQFSSRDEYRYHETLAHPALLSHPNPRNILVLGGGDGLAVREILKYPSVQRVTLVDLDPEMTRLFSEQSLLTQINGSSLRNPKVRIENADAFLWLEKADETFDVVLIDFPDPSNFSIGKLYTTAFYKSLKRRLNPLSIVEIQSTSPLFARMSFWCVEKTLQESGFETRPLHVYVPSFGEWGFVLAGTRKLPEYRPDLPPGLRFLNEIELDSLSEFPVDMSRVSVEPNRLDNQVLVRYYDQEWNRLLD, from the coding sequence CTGCAGCGGGCACTTTTAGTTTCCGTGCTGATTCTTTCTTCCTGTGGACTCGTATACGAATTACTAGCGGGGACAGTCGCCAGCTACCTCTTGGGGGAAACGGTAACCCAGTTTTCCTTAGTGATAGGTGTGTATCTGTTTTCCATGGGGATCGGAAGTTGGTTTTCCAGATATTTGTTAAAGGACTTGGTTCCTAAATTTCTGGAAGTGGAACTCGCCTTAGGATTATTAGGCGGATCGAGCGCCGCTTTACTCTTTCTCAGTTTCGGACGCACGAGGATCTTCCAAATCCCTTTGTTCAGCCTTGTAGTAATCGTGGGGATTTTGGTCGGAATGGAGATCCCCCTTCTCCTAAGAATACTCAGAAGAAAATTAGGTTTCCGGGATCTGGTCTCCAAGGTCCTCAGTTTGGATTATGCCGGAGCCCTTTTGGCATCTCTGACCTTTCCCGTCTTTTTTGCACCGAAATTAGGAATGGTCCGAACCTCATTTCTCTTCGGAATCCTGAATGCGGGAACCGCTCTCTGGGGAACCTGGATGTTGCCTTTGCAGGAAAAAGAGAAGAGGAATCTTCGGACGAAGGCCGCGATCGTGCTCACTCTTCTCGCTCTCGGATTAACGTTTGCCGACGCAATCACCGCTTATAGCGAGGAAAATCTTTATACAGACGAGATCGTATACACCAAGCAGACAAAATTCCAGAGAATCACCGTGACCCGTTACAAAAGCGAACTGAGACTCTTTTTAAACGGACATTTGCAATTCAGTTCTAGGGACGAATATAGATATCACGAAACTCTTGCACATCCGGCTTTATTATCGCATCCGAATCCCAGAAACATACTCGTTCTCGGCGGAGGGGACGGCTTGGCGGTAAGGGAAATTCTAAAATATCCTTCGGTCCAGCGCGTAACCTTGGTGGACTTGGATCCTGAAATGACGAGGCTCTTTTCGGAGCAATCCCTTCTGACCCAAATCAACGGATCCAGTCTCAGAAATCCGAAGGTTCGGATCGAGAATGCGGACGCCTTCCTTTGGCTGGAAAAAGCCGACGAAACGTTCGATGTGGTTCTGATCGATTTTCCGGATCCGAGCAATTTCTCGATCGGAAAATTGTATACGACCGCATTTTACAAAAGCCTAAAGCGTCGTCTGAATCCTCTTTCGATCGTGGAAATACAATCCACTTCCCCTTTATTCGCGAGGATGTCCTTTTGGTGTGTGGAAAAAACCTTACAAGAATCCGGCTTCGAGACTAGACCCCTTCACGTGTACGTCCCCTCCTTCGGAGAGTGGGGTTTCGTCCTAGCCGGAACGAGAAAGCTCCCCGAGTATAGGCCGGATCTACCTCCTGGACTTAGATTTTTGAACGAAATAGAACTCGACTCCCTTTCCGAGTTCCCTGTGGACATGTCGAGAGTCTCTGTGGAACCGAATAGATTGGACAATCAGGTACTGGTCCGCTATTACGATCAAGAATGGAATCGATTGCTGGATTAA
- a CDS encoding PP2C family protein-serine/threonine phosphatase — MVDFFRKIRSTAFICFLLLGFSALNADEVRVLSFPLSGMMKGVPLNQFMSIAAFAPNSPQAAEKDPNRLLSEDSVRKPMEKDSLSFSFTDEVFWLKLRISSGEDQDWFLVLNNPGMEEFAIYRKENSGEKDSWKEIDSNKRISYVHAAYRMHAPANSSEEFLIRAASRRSVVFNFQAWSPKEFASHIQSENLFLGVFFGAIGIMLIYNGFLAFVVKDSSYFFYVFYLLFYALWQFAVSGVGARYLVQTSPIAWNDYLVGFAFLSVAFSLLFTRSFLHMERETGWKDRVFLILAAFAVLGFFVSLIPSAYELMMKAVSWYPFLAAGLVVYSGFLRLRRGYKPARYFLLAWSVLIVSVLVTALRNLSWIPDSFLVHWSAQFGSVIEMTLLSFALAHRIKTLEKDSLQARLENYESQLKLTEIEQELKIARELQESILPDHLPKMPNLQLSVRNEFASSVGGDFYDFHYVGPNKLGIFLSDVSGHGIPAAIIASMVKLAFSIEARNHEDPAEVLRNINRSLSGKYGKHYITAAYLLVDGTSGKVTYSNAGHPPLVAIARSSGTAKEIFLPGWIMGMDPSLKNSVAEFQLEPGDRLIIYTDGITEARNQKGEIFGFQRFYKLLGENIGLSGESMAEVLFKTVREFTGNRKHFEDDLTLIVLDFQPASEKKSLSEITSTLSRN, encoded by the coding sequence TTGGTCGATTTCTTCCGGAAAATCCGGAGTACGGCTTTTATTTGCTTTCTGCTTTTGGGGTTTAGCGCTCTAAACGCGGACGAGGTCAGGGTTCTATCCTTCCCCCTTTCCGGCATGATGAAGGGCGTTCCGTTGAATCAATTCATGTCGATCGCCGCCTTTGCGCCGAATTCCCCCCAAGCGGCAGAAAAAGATCCGAATCGACTTTTGTCGGAGGATTCCGTACGGAAGCCTATGGAGAAGGATAGTCTCTCCTTTAGTTTTACGGATGAAGTGTTTTGGTTGAAACTCAGGATTTCTTCCGGAGAAGACCAGGATTGGTTTTTGGTTTTGAACAATCCCGGAATGGAAGAGTTCGCGATATATCGAAAGGAGAATTCCGGCGAAAAAGATTCTTGGAAAGAGATAGATTCGAACAAACGAATCTCTTATGTACACGCGGCGTACCGGATGCACGCTCCTGCGAATTCTTCGGAAGAATTCCTGATTCGAGCGGCAAGTAGAAGGTCCGTCGTTTTTAATTTCCAAGCTTGGTCGCCGAAGGAATTCGCTTCGCATATCCAGTCGGAAAATCTTTTCCTTGGGGTCTTCTTCGGCGCGATCGGAATCATGCTGATTTACAACGGATTCCTGGCATTCGTGGTGAAGGATTCCAGCTATTTCTTTTACGTCTTTTATCTTTTGTTCTACGCATTATGGCAGTTTGCGGTCTCCGGTGTCGGAGCTCGGTATTTGGTACAGACCTCGCCGATTGCTTGGAACGATTATCTGGTCGGATTCGCTTTTCTTTCGGTGGCTTTTTCCCTTTTATTCACCCGCTCTTTTTTACACATGGAACGGGAAACAGGTTGGAAGGATCGGGTTTTTCTAATTCTCGCTGCGTTCGCAGTTTTAGGATTTTTCGTCTCCTTGATTCCTTCGGCTTACGAACTCATGATGAAAGCCGTTTCCTGGTATCCTTTTCTCGCCGCCGGCTTGGTAGTATATTCCGGTTTTTTAAGGTTGAGGAGAGGTTATAAACCCGCGAGGTATTTTTTACTCGCGTGGTCCGTGCTGATCGTTTCCGTTCTCGTTACCGCATTGCGAAATCTTTCCTGGATTCCCGATTCTTTTTTGGTTCATTGGTCGGCGCAGTTCGGTTCCGTGATCGAAATGACTCTTCTCTCTTTTGCACTCGCTCATCGGATCAAAACGCTAGAGAAGGATTCTTTACAGGCAAGGTTGGAAAATTATGAAAGCCAACTGAAATTGACGGAGATCGAACAGGAACTTAAGATCGCCAGAGAATTGCAGGAGTCCATTCTTCCGGATCACCTTCCAAAAATGCCGAATCTGCAATTGTCCGTCCGGAACGAATTCGCCAGTTCGGTAGGAGGAGATTTCTACGATTTTCATTACGTAGGTCCGAACAAACTCGGAATCTTTCTTTCCGACGTTTCCGGGCACGGAATTCCGGCCGCGATCATCGCTTCCATGGTCAAGTTGGCGTTTTCCATCGAAGCTAGAAATCACGAGGATCCGGCCGAAGTATTAAGGAATATCAATCGTTCTTTGAGCGGAAAATACGGAAAACATTATATCACTGCAGCGTACCTTTTAGTGGACGGTACGTCGGGGAAAGTGACTTATTCCAACGCGGGACATCCTCCGTTAGTTGCAATTGCGAGAAGTTCGGGAACAGCAAAAGAGATTTTCTTGCCGGGTTGGATCATGGGTATGGATCCTAGCTTAAAGAACTCCGTCGCCGAATTCCAGCTCGAACCGGGAGATCGTTTGATCATTTATACCGACGGAATCACCGAAGCGAGAAATCAAAAAGGGGAAATCTTCGGCTTCCAAAGATTTTATAAATTATTGGGAGAAAATATCGGACTGTCGGGAGAATCGATGGCCGAGGTTTTATTCAAGACAGTGCGCGAATTTACCGGAAACCGGAAGCATTTCGAGGACGATCTCACTTTGATCGTTCTGGATTTTCAACCGGCTTCCGAGAAGAAAAGTTTGTCGGAAATTACTTCGACCCTTTCAAGAAACTGA
- a CDS encoding EVE domain-containing protein: MNYWLFKTEPDAFSIDDLKGSPKKIAPWEGVRNYQARNYLRDQVKKKDLVLFYHSSCKPTAVVGLAEVVKDGYPDHFAFDPKHKYHDPKSKPESPAWYMVDLKFKEKFSRPISLEELKSHGKLKGMVLLQKGGRLSIQPVSPEHFFYICNLAGAKTVSG, from the coding sequence ATGAATTATTGGTTGTTTAAGACAGAACCGGACGCTTTTTCCATAGACGATTTGAAGGGTTCTCCTAAAAAAATCGCTCCTTGGGAAGGGGTTCGGAACTACCAGGCAAGAAATTATCTCAGGGATCAGGTGAAAAAAAAAGACCTGGTCCTTTTTTATCATAGCAGTTGCAAACCGACTGCAGTGGTCGGTCTGGCGGAAGTCGTAAAGGACGGTTATCCCGATCATTTCGCTTTCGACCCCAAACACAAATACCATGATCCAAAAAGCAAGCCGGAATCCCCCGCTTGGTACATGGTCGATTTGAAATTTAAAGAAAAATTTTCTCGCCCAATTTCGCTAGAGGAATTAAAATCCCACGGGAAACTGAAGGGCATGGTTCTCCTGCAAAAAGGGGGGCGGCTTTCGATCCAGCCGGTCAGTCCAGAACACTTTTTCTATATATGTAATTTAGCCGGGGCCAAGACAGTCTCCGGTTGA
- the ftsH gene encoding ATP-dependent zinc metalloprotease FtsH: protein MNNNNKGLRLLILFIVGIVIVAYYGPQIKNYVDRSPKSIPFSQFMNMLEPDGSKPIGKLVKNAKIPGCEKLIMERDVVEGCYEPSDSASKEPVRFRTTIAPVDKELLTSLRRSNMDFEFVSAEDGRGFGMLSSFLLLGIVAIFVFYFFIMRQVQSTGNKAFSFGKSKAKMTVDPKVKVSFADVAGCEEAKTELVEIIEFLKDPKKFQAMGARIPTGVLLIGPPGTGKTLLARAVAGEAGVPFFSISGSDFVEMFVGVGASRVRDLFDQGKKNSPCIIFIDEIDAVGRLRGAGWGGGHDEREQTLNQMLVEMDGFEKNEGVIVMAATNRADVLDPALLRPGRFDRQVMVDLPDLNGREQILKVHSRKVPLTSDISLNSIARGTPGFTGADLSNLINEAALLAARKNKKRVTQDELEEARDKVMMGPERRSFFISEKEKEVIAYHEAGHAILGTLLAYSEPVHKVTIIPRGRALGLTQSLPTEDKHIHTKAYWLDQIVVCMGGFIAEENKFKMTSTGSSNDIQQATNIARRMVCDWGMSEKLGTINYGSGHESPFLGRDMGQGNKAYSEEFAAMIDKEIRDIVQTCLNKGRELVRKNSTKFENLAKALLAKETVTHEELMAIVHPANEEPKKKAEKTTKKEKTAGIPAKPAYSTGVE from the coding sequence ATGAATAACAATAATAAAGGCCTCAGATTACTGATTCTATTCATCGTGGGGATAGTAATCGTCGCTTATTACGGACCCCAGATCAAAAATTACGTGGACCGGAGTCCTAAATCGATTCCGTTTTCCCAATTCATGAATATGCTGGAACCGGACGGTTCCAAACCCATAGGTAAGCTCGTTAAGAACGCAAAGATTCCGGGCTGCGAAAAACTGATCATGGAAAGGGATGTGGTGGAAGGTTGCTATGAACCTTCGGATTCGGCTTCCAAAGAACCCGTCCGTTTCCGTACTACGATCGCTCCCGTAGATAAGGAATTACTCACTTCTCTCCGTCGCTCCAACATGGATTTCGAGTTTGTTTCGGCCGAGGACGGTCGCGGTTTCGGAATGCTGAGTTCCTTTTTGTTGTTGGGGATCGTCGCCATATTCGTATTTTATTTTTTCATTATGCGTCAGGTCCAGTCTACGGGCAATAAGGCGTTTTCTTTCGGAAAATCCAAGGCTAAGATGACCGTGGATCCCAAGGTCAAGGTAAGTTTTGCGGACGTGGCAGGCTGTGAAGAAGCAAAAACCGAGCTGGTAGAAATCATCGAATTTTTGAAAGATCCGAAAAAATTCCAGGCGATGGGTGCGAGAATTCCCACCGGAGTTCTATTGATCGGACCTCCAGGTACCGGAAAGACCTTGCTTGCAAGAGCGGTGGCCGGTGAAGCGGGAGTTCCCTTTTTCAGCATCTCCGGTTCCGATTTCGTAGAAATGTTCGTAGGAGTGGGAGCTTCCAGGGTGAGAGATCTCTTCGACCAAGGAAAGAAGAATTCCCCCTGTATCATCTTCATCGACGAGATAGACGCGGTCGGTAGGCTCAGAGGAGCCGGATGGGGCGGCGGTCATGATGAAAGGGAGCAGACCCTGAACCAGATGCTTGTGGAAATGGACGGCTTTGAAAAGAACGAAGGAGTAATCGTCATGGCCGCTACGAACCGGGCGGACGTATTGGATCCTGCATTGCTGAGACCGGGACGTTTCGATCGTCAAGTAATGGTTGATCTTCCGGATCTGAACGGTCGGGAACAGATCCTAAAAGTACATTCCAGAAAAGTACCTTTGACCAGCGATATTTCCTTGAATTCTATCGCGAGAGGAACCCCGGGGTTTACCGGTGCGGATCTTTCCAACCTGATTAACGAAGCCGCTCTATTGGCTGCCCGCAAGAATAAGAAAAGAGTCACCCAAGACGAGCTGGAAGAAGCGCGGGATAAGGTGATGATGGGGCCGGAAAGACGTTCCTTCTTTATTTCGGAAAAGGAAAAAGAAGTCATCGCGTATCACGAAGCCGGTCATGCGATTTTAGGGACCTTGCTCGCTTATTCGGAACCGGTACATAAGGTCACGATTATTCCGAGGGGCAGGGCTCTGGGGTTAACCCAATCACTTCCGACGGAAGACAAGCATATCCATACCAAAGCGTATTGGTTGGATCAGATCGTGGTTTGTATGGGCGGCTTTATCGCCGAGGAAAACAAGTTTAAGATGACTTCCACAGGTTCCAGCAATGATATACAGCAGGCGACTAATATCGCACGTCGTATGGTTTGCGATTGGGGAATGTCCGAAAAACTCGGAACCATCAATTACGGTAGCGGCCACGAAAGTCCGTTTTTGGGTAGGGACATGGGCCAGGGAAATAAGGCCTATAGCGAGGAATTCGCCGCAATGATCGATAAGGAAATTCGGGATATCGTACAGACCTGCCTGAACAAAGGCAGGGAACTCGTGCGCAAGAATTCCACCAAGTTCGAAAATCTGGCTAAGGCGCTTTTGGCGAAAGAAACTGTGACCCACGAGGAATTGATGGCGATCGTTCACCCGGCCAACGAAGAACCGAAGAAAAAGGCGGAAAAAACGACCAAGAAAGAAAAGACGGCAGGGATTCCCGCAAAACCCGCATATTCTACTGGCGTAGAATGA
- the pth gene encoding aminoacyl-tRNA hydrolase — translation MKLIVGLGNPGDKYNNNRANIGFKILDVIANNINVEIKTKKKKSLIGRGDFEGEEVVLLKPQTFSDLSGESVLYIASFLKIQVQDILVIHEDWTLPLGKIVVDKGVNDTENAGVKSIVQSLRSPNFIRIRIGIGNDVFDGSGLEIFLKEDFQPLENLSLIQIINDAEAAIRSISLGDIEDVIEKYRF, via the coding sequence ATGAAGCTAATCGTCGGACTGGGAAATCCCGGGGACAAATATAATAATAACCGAGCGAATATCGGCTTCAAGATTCTCGACGTTATTGCGAATAACATCAACGTCGAGATCAAGACGAAGAAAAAAAAGTCCCTGATCGGAAGAGGGGACTTCGAGGGAGAAGAAGTCGTACTTCTGAAACCTCAGACTTTCAGCGATCTGTCCGGAGAATCCGTTCTTTACATAGCGTCCTTTTTAAAAATCCAAGTCCAGGATATCCTGGTCATCCACGAGGATTGGACCCTACCCTTGGGTAAGATCGTGGTAGATAAGGGCGTTAACGACACGGAGAACGCAGGAGTCAAATCCATTGTGCAGTCTTTGCGTTCTCCGAACTTTATCAGAATCCGTATCGGTATCGGAAACGATGTCTTTGACGGTTCCGGGCTGGAAATTTTTTTGAAAGAGGATTTTCAACCTTTGGAAAACCTGAGTCTGATTCAGATCATCAACGACGCCGAAGCTGCGATTCGATCGATTAGTCTTGGAGACATCGAAGACGTCATAGAAAAATACAGATTTTAA
- a CDS encoding 50S ribosomal protein L25/general stress protein Ctc — MSHKITVKKRTETGKNVNNRLRATGMVPINIIGSGKASSGSVNEKELDKLVHSGIRQSTLIDLEIEGEGTHKVYVKEIQRFPELDRIRHVDFYKVEPGKKIVTKIGVRTEGTAKGSKMGGQFDHLIHEIRVKTIPEDLLESLVVDVSDLDVGQSIKVSELKVPASWEILVNGDPIVAAVLKTKALLAQERADAKEAAGDAKGKGGAKKGGK; from the coding sequence ATGAGCCACAAAATCACCGTTAAAAAAAGAACGGAAACAGGCAAGAACGTCAATAATCGTCTTCGTGCGACCGGAATGGTGCCCATAAACATCATTGGGAGCGGAAAGGCTTCTTCCGGTTCGGTAAACGAAAAAGAGCTGGATAAGTTGGTGCATTCCGGCATCCGTCAATCCACTCTGATCGATCTGGAGATCGAAGGAGAAGGAACCCACAAGGTCTACGTCAAGGAGATCCAAAGGTTTCCGGAACTGGATCGGATTCGTCATGTCGACTTCTATAAGGTCGAGCCGGGCAAGAAGATCGTCACTAAGATCGGAGTTCGTACGGAAGGAACCGCAAAGGGCTCCAAGATGGGCGGACAATTCGACCATTTGATCCACGAGATCCGCGTAAAGACTATCCCCGAGGACCTGCTGGAAAGCCTTGTCGTGGACGTATCCGACTTGGACGTGGGCCAATCCATTAAGGTGAGCGAGCTGAAGGTTCCCGCTAGCTGGGAAATCTTAGTGAACGGAGATCCCATCGTTGCCGCAGTTCTGAAAACCAAGGCGCTTTTGGCTCAAGAACGTGCCGACGCTAAGGAAGCTGCCGGAGACGCTAAGGGCAAAGGCGGCGCTAAGAAGGGCGGAAAATAA